One region of Vescimonas fastidiosa genomic DNA includes:
- a CDS encoding YdcF family protein — translation MNKILRYSLAVLFIGLGLYFLLPLGIGVRHIGMFAPAAVFGIFAWILLRPQKVKALLTGRHRALWRTLLALFAAGLMCVDVILGLMVRQAVNRPESDAPCTVLVLGCEIRGLRPSKMLQARIDSAYDYLAANPRAVCVACGGMADDEIISEARCIRDELVRRGIDPGRIYLEEKSENTRQNIAFAADIIKENGLPTEIAVASDNFHQLRSSIYAKKSGLSAYSLGCRSYWLLGPGYWARETIAVAAAFTLGR, via the coding sequence ATGAATAAGATACTCCGTTATAGCCTGGCGGTGCTTTTTATAGGCCTGGGCCTATATTTTCTGCTGCCCTTAGGCATCGGCGTGCGCCATATAGGCATGTTTGCCCCGGCGGCGGTATTCGGCATCTTTGCCTGGATACTCCTGCGCCCGCAGAAGGTAAAGGCACTGCTCACCGGGCGGCATCGGGCCCTGTGGCGAACGCTGCTGGCCCTGTTTGCGGCGGGGCTTATGTGCGTGGATGTGATTTTGGGCCTCATGGTGCGCCAGGCGGTGAATCGGCCCGAAAGCGACGCGCCCTGCACGGTTTTGGTCCTGGGCTGCGAAATTCGGGGCCTGCGCCCCAGTAAGATGCTCCAGGCCCGTATCGACAGTGCCTATGACTACCTTGCGGCCAATCCCCGGGCCGTGTGCGTGGCCTGCGGCGGCATGGCCGACGACGAGATCATCTCCGAGGCCCGGTGCATTCGGGACGAGCTGGTGCGCCGGGGTATCGACCCGGGTCGCATCTACCTGGAGGAAAAGTCCGAGAATACCAGGCAGAACATCGCCTTTGCCGCGGACATCATCAAGGAAAACGGCCTGCCCACGGAAATAGCCGTAGCCAGCGACAATTTCCACCAGCTCCGCTCGTCCATTTACGCAAAGAAAAGCGGCCTTTCGGCCTATTCCCTGGGCTGCCGCTCCTACTGGCTCTTAGGCCCCGGTTATTGGGCCCGGGAGACCATCGCCGTGGCCGCGGCGTTTACATTGGGAAGATAA